A section of the Rhizobium sp. Pop5 genome encodes:
- the ilvA gene encoding threonine ammonia-lyase: MTRLDVESAEEAMRSLFPATPLQLNDHLSARYGADIWLKREDLSPVRSYKIRGAFNFFRKAIGQGAAGKIFVCASAGNHAQGFAYVCRHFGVPGVVFMPVTTPQQKIDKTRMFGAEFITIRLFGDFFDQCYQAAREHVEAVGGVMVPPFDHTDIIEGQATVAAEIMQQMPEGTVPDMVVLPVGGGGLAAGITGYLDGTVPKSAFVFAEPAGAPSLRRSIEAGEVTTLAKVDNFVDGAAVARIGDLNFAALRDFPASQVQLMPENAICVTIQEMLNVEGVVLEPAGALSLTAIAAMDRQTIHGKTIVAVVSGGNFDFERLPDVKERAMRYAGLKKYFILRLAQRPGALRDFLNLLGPDDDIARFEYLKKSARNFGSILIGIETKAPENFARLIGNFEASGMGYEDITENEILANLII, from the coding sequence GTGACGAGACTTGATGTCGAAAGCGCCGAAGAGGCGATGCGCAGCCTCTTTCCGGCAACGCCGCTGCAGCTCAACGATCATCTCTCGGCCCGCTACGGCGCCGATATCTGGCTGAAGCGAGAGGATCTGTCGCCGGTGCGCTCCTACAAGATCCGCGGCGCCTTCAATTTCTTCCGCAAGGCGATCGGGCAGGGTGCCGCCGGAAAGATCTTCGTCTGCGCCTCCGCCGGCAATCATGCCCAGGGCTTCGCCTATGTCTGCCGCCATTTCGGCGTGCCGGGCGTCGTCTTCATGCCGGTGACGACACCGCAGCAGAAGATCGACAAGACCCGCATGTTCGGCGCCGAATTCATCACCATCCGGCTGTTCGGCGACTTTTTCGATCAGTGCTACCAGGCGGCGCGAGAGCATGTGGAAGCGGTCGGCGGCGTCATGGTGCCACCTTTCGACCATACGGATATCATCGAAGGGCAGGCGACGGTTGCCGCCGAAATCATGCAGCAGATGCCGGAAGGAACGGTGCCCGACATGGTCGTCCTGCCGGTCGGCGGCGGCGGACTTGCCGCCGGCATCACCGGTTATCTCGACGGCACGGTACCGAAATCCGCCTTCGTCTTCGCCGAGCCCGCGGGCGCGCCGAGCCTGAGGCGCAGCATCGAGGCGGGCGAGGTGACGACGCTTGCCAAGGTCGACAATTTCGTCGACGGCGCCGCCGTAGCGCGTATCGGTGACCTGAACTTCGCCGCGCTGCGCGATTTCCCGGCAAGCCAAGTGCAATTGATGCCGGAGAACGCCATCTGCGTCACCATCCAGGAGATGTTGAATGTCGAGGGTGTCGTTCTGGAGCCGGCCGGCGCCCTGTCGTTGACGGCAATCGCTGCGATGGATCGGCAGACGATCCACGGCAAGACCATCGTCGCCGTCGTCTCCGGCGGCAATTTCGATTTTGAGCGCCTGCCTGACGTAAAGGAAAGAGCCATGCGTTACGCAGGGCTGAAGAAATACTTCATCCTGCGGTTGGCACAGCGTCCCGGGGCGCTCAGGGATTTCCTCAATCTGCTCGGTCCCGACGACGATATCGCGCGTTTCGAATATCTGAAGAAATCAGCGCGCAATTTCGGCTCGATTCTGATCGGCATCGAAACCAAGGCGCCGGAGAATTTCGCCCGGCTGATCGGAAATTTCGAAGCTTCCGGCATGGGTTACGAAGATATCACCGAAAATGAGATCCTCGCCAACCTGATCATTTGA
- a CDS encoding SDR family oxidoreductase, which yields MRLRNKIALITGGNSGIGLATAKVFIDEGARVVITGRNPETLAAAEKALGAGVLAVKVDVTDTAATEKAFAEAAAKVGKFDIVFANAGIGGATPLGDTSPEQFNQIISTNLTAVFFTVQSALPHLNDGASVILNGSVHAVLGTPGWTAYAATKAAVRAMTRNMASELAPRGIRVNQVTPGGTKTPIWSPMAQTEDAMSALEARLGGMSPLGRMSEAEEIAKAALYLASDDSSNVTGIEITVDGGMTSAPSGAKIFRTA from the coding sequence ATGCGTCTAAGAAACAAGATCGCCCTGATCACCGGCGGAAACAGCGGCATCGGCCTTGCGACCGCCAAGGTCTTCATCGACGAGGGCGCCAGGGTCGTCATCACCGGCCGTAATCCGGAAACACTTGCTGCCGCCGAAAAGGCGCTTGGGGCCGGCGTCCTGGCGGTGAAGGTCGATGTCACCGATACCGCGGCCACCGAGAAGGCCTTTGCGGAGGCTGCTGCGAAAGTCGGCAAGTTCGACATCGTCTTCGCCAATGCCGGCATCGGCGGCGCGACACCGCTCGGCGACACATCGCCGGAGCAATTTAACCAGATCATCAGCACCAATCTCACGGCCGTTTTCTTCACCGTGCAATCGGCCCTGCCGCATCTCAATGACGGCGCTTCGGTGATCCTCAACGGTTCGGTGCATGCCGTGCTCGGCACGCCCGGCTGGACGGCCTATGCGGCGACCAAGGCGGCGGTCCGGGCGATGACGCGCAATATGGCCTCCGAGCTCGCGCCACGCGGCATCCGCGTCAACCAGGTGACCCCCGGCGGCACGAAGACGCCGATCTGGTCGCCGATGGCCCAAACGGAAGACGCAATGTCGGCGCTCGAAGCCCGTCTCGGGGGAATGAGCCCGCTCGGCCGTATGAGCGAAGCCGAGGAAATCGCCAAGGCGGCGCTCTACCTGGCCTCGGATGATTCGAGCAATGTCACCGGCATCGAGATCACCGTCGACGGCGGCATGACGAGCGCACCCTCCGGCGCCAAGATCTTTCGCACCGCCTGA
- a CDS encoding competence/damage-inducible protein A: MSHDIVTAAMLAIGDELLSGRTKDKNIGHLADLLTLSGIDLKEVRIVADDEEAIVEALNALRGKYDYVFTSGGIGPTHDDITADAISKAFDLPCEYDEAAMTLLAEMYRRREMEFTEARQRMARMPRGALHIGNPVSTAPGFIIGNVYVMAGVPQVFQAMVDNVLPTLRTGMPVLSLAIACPYGEGEIGTPLTAIQKAHPETSIGSYPRYIGQKFSTEIVVRGRSQAAIDAAGADVHAMIEAIRQRKDIAENHSAEA; encoded by the coding sequence ATGAGCCACGACATCGTCACCGCCGCCATGCTCGCCATCGGCGACGAACTCCTTTCCGGCCGCACCAAGGACAAGAATATCGGCCACCTCGCCGATTTGCTCACCCTTTCCGGTATCGATCTCAAGGAGGTGCGCATCGTCGCCGACGACGAGGAGGCGATCGTCGAGGCGCTAAATGCGCTTCGCGGCAAATATGACTACGTCTTCACATCAGGCGGCATCGGACCGACGCATGACGATATCACCGCCGATGCCATCTCGAAGGCTTTCGACCTGCCCTGCGAATATGACGAAGCGGCAATGACGCTGCTTGCCGAGATGTATCGACGCCGCGAGATGGAATTCACCGAAGCGCGCCAGCGCATGGCGCGCATGCCGCGGGGGGCTCTCCATATCGGCAATCCGGTCTCGACAGCGCCGGGCTTCATCATCGGCAATGTTTATGTCATGGCCGGCGTGCCGCAGGTCTTCCAGGCGATGGTCGACAATGTGCTACCGACGCTTCGAACCGGCATGCCGGTGCTTTCGCTTGCCATCGCCTGCCCTTATGGCGAGGGCGAGATTGGCACGCCGCTGACGGCGATCCAGAAAGCACATCCGGAAACCAGCATCGGTTCCTATCCCAGATATATCGGCCAGAAATTCTCGACCGAGATCGTCGTTCGCGGCCGATCCCAGGCGGCGATCGATGCGGCCGGCGCCGATGTGCATGCGATGATCGAGGCCATCCGTCAAAGGAAGGACATTGCCGAAAACCATTCCGCCGAGGCTTGA
- a CDS encoding bifunctional 2',3'-cyclic-nucleotide 2'-phosphodiesterase/3'-nucleotidase, with amino-acid sequence MSSIFDVGVMSRRSLLGGLAATSALVLLHPFSARASANQAHLRLMETTDIHVNVFPYDYYADKPNDTMGLARTGTIIDNIRAEAVNSLLIDNGDVLQGNPMGDYMAYQHGMKDGDVHPVIKAMNTLGYSVGTLGNHEFNYGLDFMFKVLAGANFPFVCANLTKGQLASDPKKDDLFFKPYIILEKQIKDGSGKESPVKIGFIGFVPPQIMLWDIKNLEGKAQTRDIVEAATAWVPAMKEAGADIVIALSHSGIDGSAQSEKMENASLHLAAVEGIDAIFTGHQHLVFPGPKSWDGIANADPVKGTLHGKPAVMAGFWGSHLGLIDLLLEKDGNSWKIVDFTSEARPIYHRDDKKKVVADYADKKEVVEAAKSEHEATLTYVRTPVGKTSAPLYSYFALVADDPSVQVVSQAQTWYIKQMLADTKYKDLPVLSAAAPFKAGGRGGADYYTDVPAGDIAIKNVADLYLYPNTVQAVAITGAQVKNWLEMSAGMFNHIPAGSKDATLLNNDFPSYNFDVIDGVTYQIDLSQPPKYDSSGKAISPDANRIQNLAFDGKPIDPAQKFVVVTNNYRAGGGGNFPEIAADKVIFQAPDTNRDVIVRYVHDQGTINPSADANWTFKPLPGTTATFESGPKAKQFLAAVKSVKIEDAGDGADGFSKFRLVL; translated from the coding sequence ATGTCTTCCATTTTCGACGTTGGCGTGATGAGCCGCCGTTCGCTTCTTGGCGGCCTCGCCGCTACTTCCGCCCTGGTGCTGCTGCACCCTTTCAGCGCGCGCGCCAGCGCCAACCAGGCGCATCTCCGGCTGATGGAAACGACCGACATTCACGTCAACGTCTTCCCTTATGACTATTATGCCGACAAGCCGAACGACACGATGGGCCTCGCGCGCACCGGGACGATCATCGACAATATCCGCGCGGAAGCCGTCAATTCGCTGCTGATCGACAATGGCGACGTGCTGCAGGGCAATCCGATGGGCGACTACATGGCCTACCAGCACGGCATGAAGGACGGCGACGTCCATCCCGTGATCAAGGCGATGAACACGCTTGGCTATTCGGTCGGTACGCTCGGCAATCACGAGTTCAACTACGGCCTCGACTTCATGTTCAAGGTGCTGGCGGGCGCGAACTTTCCCTTCGTCTGCGCCAACCTGACCAAGGGTCAACTCGCCTCGGACCCGAAGAAGGACGATCTCTTCTTCAAGCCCTACATCATCCTGGAAAAGCAGATCAAGGACGGTTCCGGCAAGGAGAGCCCGGTCAAGATCGGCTTCATCGGTTTCGTGCCGCCGCAGATCATGCTCTGGGACATCAAGAACCTCGAAGGCAAAGCACAGACGCGCGACATCGTCGAGGCGGCCACGGCCTGGGTACCCGCCATGAAGGAAGCCGGCGCCGATATCGTTATCGCGCTCTCCCATTCCGGCATCGACGGCAGCGCACAGTCCGAAAAGATGGAAAATGCCTCGCTGCATCTTGCCGCCGTCGAGGGGATCGACGCGATCTTCACCGGCCACCAGCATCTCGTCTTCCCTGGACCGAAGAGCTGGGACGGCATTGCCAACGCCGATCCGGTCAAGGGCACGCTACATGGCAAACCGGCCGTGATGGCCGGCTTCTGGGGCTCGCATCTCGGCCTCATCGACCTGCTGCTCGAAAAGGACGGTAACAGCTGGAAGATCGTCGACTTCACCTCTGAAGCGCGGCCGATCTATCATCGCGACGACAAGAAGAAGGTGGTTGCCGACTACGCCGACAAGAAGGAAGTGGTCGAGGCTGCTAAATCAGAGCATGAAGCAACGCTCACCTATGTCCGCACGCCCGTCGGCAAGACGTCCGCGCCGCTCTACTCCTACTTCGCCCTCGTTGCCGACGATCCTTCGGTGCAGGTCGTCAGCCAGGCCCAGACCTGGTACATCAAGCAGATGCTCGCCGACACCAAGTACAAGGACCTGCCGGTGCTTTCAGCCGCAGCGCCCTTCAAGGCCGGCGGACGCGGCGGCGCGGACTACTACACCGACGTTCCGGCAGGCGACATCGCCATCAAGAACGTCGCCGACCTCTACCTCTATCCGAACACGGTGCAGGCCGTCGCCATCACCGGCGCGCAGGTGAAGAACTGGCTCGAAATGTCGGCCGGCATGTTCAATCACATCCCCGCCGGCTCGAAGGATGCGACCCTCCTCAACAACGACTTCCCATCCTATAATTTCGATGTCATCGACGGCGTTACCTACCAGATCGACCTGTCGCAGCCGCCGAAATACGATTCATCAGGCAAGGCGATCAGTCCGGATGCCAACCGCATCCAGAATCTGGCCTTCGACGGCAAGCCGATCGATCCCGCGCAGAAGTTCGTCGTTGTCACCAACAATTACCGCGCCGGCGGCGGTGGCAATTTCCCCGAGATCGCCGCGGACAAGGTGATTTTCCAGGCGCCGGACACCAACCGCGACGTCATCGTCCGTTATGTCCACGACCAGGGCACGATCAATCCGTCGGCCGATGCGAACTGGACCTTCAAGCCGCTGCCGGGCACGACGGCGACCTTCGAAAGCGGGCCGAAGGCGAAGCAGTTCCTCGCCGCGGTCAAGAGCGTCAAGATCGAGGACGCTGGCGACGGAGCCGACGGCTTCTCGAAGTTCAGGCTGGTTCTCTAA
- a CDS encoding LysR family transcriptional regulator: MLPNPTLDQLQVFLTVAETGSFSAASRALNRAQSVVSYTIANLEAQLEMPLFERSGARQPKLTEAGRAMLEDARRILGDLQVMRARVKSLREGLEAEVSVAISVMVPSRAVVDVLHEFRERFPSVALNLNVGELGVVMDLVLSGKATIGIGGAVLKPDDSVVTERIGHSFMLPVAAPNHPLAQIDRPLSLGDVREEVQLVVTDASGRTKGRDFNVLSYKTWRVSDIAMKHQLIKAGLGWGGLPASVIHDDLRSGALIHLDLDAYEQGEYAIYSMRQLANPPGPAASWMIDAFRTRLSHCPNQADFHAEMAELRDTTPPLAAE; the protein is encoded by the coding sequence ATGCTTCCCAACCCGACTCTGGACCAATTGCAGGTGTTTCTGACGGTTGCCGAGACCGGCAGCTTCTCGGCCGCTTCACGGGCGCTGAACCGTGCGCAATCGGTTGTCAGCTATACGATCGCCAATCTGGAAGCCCAGCTCGAAATGCCGCTTTTCGAGCGCTCCGGCGCGCGCCAGCCGAAGCTGACGGAAGCGGGCAGGGCGATGCTGGAGGATGCGCGCCGCATACTGGGTGACCTGCAGGTCATGCGAGCGCGCGTCAAGAGCCTCAGGGAGGGCCTCGAAGCCGAGGTTTCCGTCGCCATCAGCGTCATGGTGCCATCGCGGGCCGTCGTGGACGTGCTGCACGAATTCCGCGAAAGATTTCCATCCGTTGCGTTGAACCTCAATGTCGGCGAGCTCGGCGTGGTGATGGACCTCGTCCTCAGCGGCAAGGCGACGATCGGCATTGGAGGCGCAGTCCTCAAGCCGGACGATTCCGTCGTCACCGAGCGGATCGGCCATTCCTTCATGTTGCCCGTTGCCGCACCCAACCATCCGCTTGCCCAAATAGACCGGCCGCTCTCGCTTGGCGACGTGCGCGAAGAAGTGCAGCTCGTTGTCACCGATGCGTCAGGCCGGACGAAGGGGCGGGATTTCAATGTACTGTCCTACAAGACGTGGCGCGTCAGCGATATTGCGATGAAGCACCAGCTCATCAAAGCCGGCCTTGGCTGGGGCGGCCTTCCTGCATCCGTCATCCATGACGATCTGCGCAGCGGCGCGCTTATCCATCTCGATCTGGATGCCTATGAACAGGGCGAGTATGCCATCTATTCGATGCGACAGCTCGCCAACCCGCCCGGACCGGCCGCCAGCTGGATGATTGACGCCTTCCGCACACGGCTTTCCCATTGCCCGAACCAGGCCGATTTCCATGCCGAGATGGCGGAACTGCGTGACACCACACCGCCGCTTGCGGCCGAATGA
- a CDS encoding universal stress protein, translating to MSYKTILAILDTADNSAAVADFAFAIAAESGAHVIGLHAETVSAVPLVAPMEIPDPVAVQALQDMAHSETIAVERIFREKADASSASSEWRSFATATGYGSAPLIESARSADLLIASQADPANPSDSHVDVDSFLFETGRPVLMIPYIIRQPKPIRRVLIAWNGSKEAARATFDALPILKAADAVEIFSVDPAETALQSPLTSGAEIAATLARHGVKTTLSTAERIDKHTSHVIENRLSDSSIDLLVMGAYTHSWLWQTIFGGTTKTLLQSMTALTLLSR from the coding sequence ATGTCTTACAAAACCATTCTCGCCATTCTCGATACGGCAGACAATAGCGCCGCCGTCGCCGATTTCGCCTTCGCCATCGCCGCCGAAAGCGGCGCCCATGTGATCGGCCTGCATGCCGAAACCGTCTCTGCCGTGCCGCTCGTAGCGCCGATGGAAATTCCCGATCCTGTTGCCGTGCAGGCGCTGCAGGACATGGCGCATAGCGAAACGATCGCGGTGGAGCGGATCTTTCGGGAGAAAGCGGACGCTTCAAGTGCTTCCTCGGAGTGGCGCAGCTTTGCCACGGCAACCGGTTACGGATCCGCACCGCTGATCGAAAGCGCGCGCAGCGCCGACCTGCTGATCGCCTCGCAGGCCGACCCGGCCAACCCCTCCGACAGTCATGTCGATGTCGACAGCTTTCTCTTCGAAACCGGCCGGCCAGTGCTGATGATCCCCTATATCATCCGCCAGCCGAAACCGATCAGGCGCGTGCTGATCGCCTGGAACGGCTCGAAGGAGGCGGCGCGCGCAACCTTCGACGCGCTGCCGATCCTCAAAGCCGCCGACGCGGTGGAGATATTTTCGGTCGATCCGGCCGAGACGGCGCTGCAATCGCCGTTGACATCGGGCGCCGAGATCGCCGCGACGCTTGCCCGCCACGGCGTGAAGACGACGCTTTCGACGGCGGAGAGGATCGACAAGCACACATCCCATGTCATTGAAAACCGGCTTTCGGACAGCAGCATCGATCTTCTCGTCATGGGCGCCTACACCCATTCCTGGCTCTGGCAGACGATTTTCGGCGGCACGACGAAGACCTTGCTGCAATCGATGACGGC
- a CDS encoding TetR/AcrR family transcriptional regulator codes for MGRSQLEKQKTHEKIVETASKRLREEGLEGIGVADLMKDAGLTVGGFYKHFASRDDLVAEAIRSAFDSWGRRLEAEGVDPAKMTAADIADRYVSAYHRDNPGEGCPFAALTSDLSRSGEKARVIATERLERNFEALASKAAGADDRERRRKAIMAFAMMAGGVGLARVSSDEDLSAEILATIRDFVADIDK; via the coding sequence ATGGGACGTTCGCAGCTGGAAAAACAGAAGACGCACGAGAAGATTGTCGAGACTGCCTCGAAGCGGCTGCGCGAGGAGGGGCTCGAGGGCATCGGCGTCGCCGACCTGATGAAGGATGCAGGACTGACTGTCGGCGGCTTCTACAAGCACTTCGCTTCCCGTGACGATCTCGTTGCCGAGGCGATCCGGTCCGCCTTCGATTCGTGGGGGCGCAGGCTGGAGGCCGAGGGAGTGGACCCGGCGAAGATGACGGCTGCAGATATCGCCGATCGTTATGTCAGCGCCTATCACCGCGACAATCCCGGCGAGGGCTGCCCCTTTGCCGCGCTGACCTCCGATCTGTCACGCAGCGGCGAGAAGGCGCGGGTGATCGCAACGGAGCGGCTCGAACGCAATTTCGAAGCACTGGCGAGCAAGGCCGCTGGAGCAGACGATCGGGAAAGACGGCGCAAGGCGATCATGGCTTTCGCGATGATGGCAGGCGGCGTTGGCCTTGCCAGGGTTTCCTCGGATGAGGATCTCTCAGCTGAAATCCTGGCGACAATCCGCGATTTCGTCGCCGACATCGACAAATGA
- a CDS encoding FMN-dependent NADH-azoreductase, with protein sequence MSSILLLTSSPRADSLSTPIAVDLAEKLKNQKPGSVVVRRDLASNPLPHIDDLFTGAIRKPAEARTAEEVAAIKTSDELIAELFAADTIVISTGLINFNIYSSLKTWIDNVARAGVTFKYTETGPVGLVTGKKVYVVLTSGGVYSQGPAAPLNHAVPYLKSVLGFLGITDIETIYVEGLAFGPEAAEKAIDAAKSRVQEIALAA encoded by the coding sequence ATGTCGTCCATCCTCCTCCTGACGTCCAGCCCGCGTGCCGACTCGCTCTCGACGCCGATCGCCGTCGATCTCGCCGAAAAGCTGAAGAACCAGAAGCCGGGCAGCGTCGTCGTCCGTCGCGACCTCGCCTCCAACCCGCTGCCGCATATCGATGACCTCTTCACCGGTGCGATCCGCAAGCCGGCCGAAGCCCGTACCGCCGAAGAAGTTGCAGCCATCAAGACCTCCGACGAACTCATCGCCGAACTGTTTGCCGCCGACACGATCGTCATCAGCACCGGCCTGATCAACTTCAACATTTACTCGTCGCTGAAGACCTGGATCGACAACGTCGCCCGCGCCGGCGTGACCTTCAAGTACACGGAAACCGGCCCGGTCGGCCTCGTAACCGGCAAGAAGGTTTACGTGGTGCTCACGTCCGGCGGCGTCTACTCGCAAGGCCCGGCCGCTCCGTTGAACCATGCCGTTCCGTACCTGAAGTCGGTTCTCGGCTTCCTCGGCATCACCGATATCGAGACCATCTATGTCGAAGGCCTCGCATTCGGTCCGGAAGCCGCCGAAAAGGCTATCGACGCCGCCAAGTCGCGCGTCCAGGAAATCGCGCTCGCCGCCTGA
- a CDS encoding HlyU family transcriptional regulator, which yields MASFISNLFSMFSGGGKPAAEAAGPSGEPQLYGDCTIYAEPRKEGGQYRLAGRIEKKVGDEVLVRNFIRADMFSSSDDAIECTVRKAQQIIDQHGTSLFGDGEKVRQV from the coding sequence ATGGCTTCATTCATTTCAAATCTTTTTTCGATGTTCTCCGGCGGTGGAAAACCGGCAGCGGAAGCGGCGGGCCCCTCGGGCGAGCCGCAGCTTTACGGTGATTGCACGATCTATGCCGAGCCGCGTAAGGAAGGTGGCCAGTATCGCCTTGCCGGCCGCATCGAAAAGAAGGTCGGCGACGAGGTTTTGGTGCGCAATTTCATCCGCGCCGATATGTTTTCCTCCTCCGATGACGCGATTGAATGCACGGTGCGCAAGGCGCAGCAAATCATCGATCAGCACGGCACGTCGCTCTTTGGTGACGGCGAGAAGGTTCGTCAGGTCTGA
- the wrbA gene encoding NAD(P)H:quinone oxidoreductase type IV, producing the protein MAKVLVLYYSAYGHIETMAYAVAEGAKSAGAEVTVKRVPELVPEEVAKASYYKVDQAAPIATVDELADYDAIIVGAGTRFGTVASQMRNFWDQTGGLWFAGKLVGKLGSVFTSSATQHGGQESTILGFIPTFLHQGMVVAGLPYAFQGQMGTEEVKGGSPYGASTITNGDGSRQPSEIELEGAKYQGAHIARLAAKLA; encoded by the coding sequence ATGGCGAAGGTTCTCGTCCTTTATTACTCGGCTTACGGCCACATCGAAACCATGGCGTATGCCGTCGCCGAAGGCGCGAAGTCGGCCGGCGCCGAGGTCACCGTCAAGCGCGTCCCGGAACTGGTGCCGGAAGAAGTTGCCAAGGCTTCCTACTACAAGGTCGACCAGGCCGCTCCGATCGCCACCGTGGACGAACTGGCAGATTATGATGCAATCATCGTCGGCGCCGGCACCCGCTTCGGCACCGTCGCTTCTCAGATGCGCAATTTCTGGGATCAGACGGGCGGCCTCTGGTTCGCCGGCAAGCTCGTCGGCAAACTCGGTTCGGTCTTCACCTCCTCGGCAACCCAGCACGGCGGCCAGGAATCGACCATCCTCGGTTTCATCCCGACCTTCCTGCATCAGGGCATGGTCGTTGCCGGCCTTCCCTATGCCTTCCAGGGCCAGATGGGCACCGAGGAAGTCAAGGGCGGCTCGCCTTACGGCGCGTCCACCATCACCAACGGCGACGGCTCGCGCCAGCCTTCCGAGATCGAACTGGAAGGCGCAAAATATCAGGGCGCCCACATCGCCCGGCTCGCCGCCAAGCTCGCCTGA
- a CDS encoding VanZ family protein, translating into MMISKFARPLAWLLLAFIIFVTVSPIGLRPETVTTVDTDRAGAYVILGLTFALAYPKQWKTVAALLVVGAVAIEYLQYFAPTRHARLHDAGIKAMGAALGLLAGWVINRWRDTKAATALPLTER; encoded by the coding sequence ATGATGATCTCCAAATTCGCAAGACCCCTCGCCTGGCTGCTGCTCGCCTTCATCATCTTCGTCACCGTTTCGCCGATCGGGCTGCGGCCGGAAACGGTCACGACGGTCGATACAGACCGCGCCGGCGCCTACGTGATCCTTGGGCTCACCTTTGCACTCGCCTATCCGAAACAATGGAAAACGGTGGCGGCGCTGCTGGTCGTTGGCGCGGTCGCCATCGAATATCTGCAATACTTCGCGCCAACGCGCCATGCGCGCCTGCATGACGCCGGCATCAAGGCAATGGGCGCGGCCCTGGGGCTTCTGGCCGGTTGGGTGATCAACAGATGGCGCGACACGAAAGCAGCGACCGCCCTGCCGCTCACAGAACGCTGA
- a CDS encoding diguanylate cyclase, with protein METLNLALFVVEAVAYFVLMVMLLHFRNRLGLGVFLTALGVMHFMETYLAAVFYVSLPFGDVSPGSSVFFSGKLMMILMLYLQEDAATVRQPIYGLFLGNLLTVSIAWVLQLHQPLQISPDHAPDVDFLKEMGWLMVWGTALLYVDSLGIILLYEKLGDFFRRRVVLRFMVSGFALLTFDQIGFFAALHYFLDVPLAAFWGGWKAKMLAVCLYAAMFAVYEYRIRRVGSAGAARSISDVFGDLTFRERYNDLLERTGRDMLTGVYDRTRMELEAPLMLREALRQGLFATVLIIDADHFKDVNDGYGHLQGDEVLKAIAARLGTTLRSSDRVFRFGGEEFVAVCPGTNHEEGLLLAERLRWTIATSVQTPDDKPVTVSVGVATADEDGTSFTTVLSAADSRLYSAKKSGRNCVVGRSGVVKVS; from the coding sequence ATGGAGACACTCAACCTTGCTCTCTTCGTCGTCGAGGCCGTCGCCTATTTCGTGCTGATGGTAATGCTTCTGCATTTCCGCAATCGGCTCGGTCTCGGGGTTTTTCTGACGGCGCTCGGCGTCATGCATTTCATGGAAACCTATCTTGCTGCGGTCTTCTACGTCTCGCTGCCGTTCGGAGACGTATCGCCGGGCTCATCCGTCTTCTTCTCCGGCAAGCTGATGATGATCCTGATGCTCTACCTACAGGAAGATGCCGCGACGGTGCGCCAGCCGATCTACGGCCTGTTCCTCGGCAACCTCTTGACCGTGAGTATCGCCTGGGTGCTGCAACTGCACCAGCCGCTGCAAATATCGCCGGATCACGCGCCCGACGTCGATTTCCTCAAGGAGATGGGCTGGCTGATGGTCTGGGGCACGGCGCTGCTCTATGTCGATTCGCTTGGCATCATCTTGCTTTACGAAAAACTCGGGGATTTCTTCCGCCGCCGCGTCGTCCTGCGCTTCATGGTCTCCGGCTTTGCGTTGCTGACCTTCGACCAGATCGGCTTCTTCGCGGCGCTGCATTATTTCCTTGATGTGCCGCTCGCCGCATTCTGGGGTGGCTGGAAGGCCAAGATGCTTGCCGTCTGCCTCTATGCGGCAATGTTTGCGGTCTATGAATATCGCATCCGCCGCGTCGGTTCTGCCGGCGCCGCACGCTCAATCAGCGATGTGTTCGGCGACCTGACGTTCCGTGAGCGCTACAACGACCTTCTGGAGCGGACGGGCCGTGACATGCTCACCGGCGTGTACGATCGCACGCGAATGGAGCTGGAGGCGCCGCTGATGCTGCGCGAGGCATTGAGGCAGGGGCTGTTCGCCACGGTGCTCATTATCGACGCCGATCACTTCAAGGACGTCAACGACGGCTATGGCCATCTTCAGGGCGACGAGGTGCTGAAGGCCATCGCCGCCCGGCTCGGCACGACGCTGCGTTCCAGCGACCGCGTCTTCCGCTTCGGCGGTGAAGAATTCGTCGCCGTCTGTCCCGGCACAAATCATGAGGAAGGGCTACTGCTTGCCGAACGCCTGCGCTGGACGATCGCAACCAGCGTCCAGACACCGGACGACAAGCCCGTGACGGTCAGCGTCGGCGTTGCGACCGCCGATGAGGACGGCACCAGCTTCACCACCGTGCTCTCGGCGGCCGACAGCAGGCTTTATTCAGCCAAGAAAAGCGGCCGCAACTGCGTCGTCGGCCGCTCCGGCGTGGTGAAAGTCAGCTAG